One segment of Setaria viridis chromosome 4, Setaria_viridis_v4.0, whole genome shotgun sequence DNA contains the following:
- the LOC117852813 gene encoding protein DJ-1 homolog A has protein sequence MATRPLASALPLSKTPRAPSSGSHLSPPPLARRLQTLTRALASSSPQAMASAPAPKKVLVPVANGTEPMEAVITIDVLRRAGADVTVASVEPGSATVAAAWGVKLAADALLTDIADAEFDLISLPGGMPGSSTFRDCKLLENMVKKQVEKGKLYAAICAAPAMALGTWGLLNGLKATCYPSFMDKLPSEVHAVESRVQIDGKCVTSRGPGTAMEYSVVLVEQLYGKEKAEEVAGPMVMRPQHGVEFSMKELNSISWNVGETPNILVPIANGTEEMEATMIIDILRRAKANVVVASLEDKLEVAASRKVKMVADVLLDDALKQQYYLILLPGGLGGAEAYAKSDKLMGLIKKQAEANKLYGAICASPAVALEPHGLLKGKKATSYPAMWNKLADQSECKNRVVVDGNLITSQGPGTSMEFSLAIVEKLFGRERALELAKTLVFI, from the exons ATGGCCACGCGGCCACTCGCCTCCGCCCTCCCCCTCTCCAAAACCCCACGCGCCCCCTCCTCCGGCTCCCACCTCTCCCCACCTCCCCTCGCCCGCCGTCTCCAAACCCTAACCCGCGCGCTCGCGTCCTCGTCTCCCCAAGCCATGGCGTCGGCCCCCGCCCCCAAGAAG GTGCTGGTTCCTGTCGCGAACGGGACGGAGCCGATGGAGGCGGTCATCACCATCGACGTGCTCCGGCGCGCGGGAGCCGACGTCACCGTCGCCTCCGTCGAGCCGGGGTCCGCCACCgtcgcggcggcgtggggcgtcaagctcgccgccgacgcgctcCTCACCGACATCGCCGACGCCGAATTCGACCTCATCTCCCTCCCC GGAGGGATGCCTGGGTCTTCCACTTTTAGAGACTGCAAACTTTTGGAGAATATGGTCAAAAAACAAGTAGAGAAGGGCAAGCTTTATGCTGCAATATGTGCTGCACCAGCCATGGCTCTAGGAACTTGGGGTTTGCTCAATGGCTTAAAG GCAACATGTTATCCTTCATTCATGGATAAACTTCCTTCAGAGGTGCATGCTGTGGAATCAAGGGTGCAGATTGATGGGAAGTGTGTGACCAGCCGTGGGCCAGGAACGGCCATGGAATATTCTGTTGTTTTGGTTGAGCAACTATATGGGAAGGAAAAGGCCGAAGAAGTTGCTGGGCCGATG GTTATGCGCCCTCAGCATGGTGTGGAGTTCTCTATGAAAGAGCTGAATTCAATTAGCTGGAATGTTGGTGAAACACCTAAT ATTCTTGTACCAATTGCTAATGGGACAGAGGAGATGGAGGCAACTATGATCATTGACATTCTGCGGAGGGCGAAAGCAAATGTTGTGGTTGCCTCGTTGGAAGACAAGTTGGAGGTTGCTGCATCTCGGAAAGTGAAAATGGTTGCTGATGTGCTATTGGATGATGCTCTTAAGCAGCAATATTATCTCATTCTTCTACCT GGTGGTTTGGGTGGTGCTGAAGCTTATGCAAAATCTGATAAACTGATGGGTCTGATCAAGAAGCAAGCCGAGGCAAACAAATTGTATGGTGCTATATGTGCCTCTCCTGCAGTTGCACTTGAACCGCATGGCCTCCTAAAG GGAAAGAAGGCTACATCCTATCCTGCTATGTGGAACAAACTTGCAGACCAAAGTGAATGCAAGAACAGAGTTGTAGTTGATGGCAACTTAATCACAAGCCAAGGTCCAGGCACCTCTATGGAATTCTCGCTTGCCATAGTGGAGAAACTCTTTGGCCGGGAGAGGGCCCTTGAGCTCGCCAAAACCTTGGTTTTCATATGA